The following is a genomic window from Pseudophryne corroboree isolate aPseCor3 chromosome 3, aPseCor3.hap2, whole genome shotgun sequence.
tgtgtcgaccgactaaagtaaacgggcgttttaaaacccctgacggtgtttttgagacgtctggaccggtactaattgtttgtcggccgtctcatgtcgtcaaccgaccttggcgcgtgttgacattatcacgtaattccctaaataagccatccattccggtgtcgactccctagagagtgacatcaccattacaggcaattgctccgcctcctcaccaacatcgtcctcatacatgtcgacacacacgtaccgacacacagcacacacacagggaatgctctgatagaggacaggacctactagccctttggagagacagagggagagtttgccagcacacaccaaaaacgctataattatatagggacaaccttatataagtgttttcccttatagcatcttttttatatatttctaacgccaaattagtgccccccctctctgttttaaccctgtttctgtagtgcagtgcaggggagagcctgggagccttccctccagcctttctgtgagggaaaatggcgctgtgtgctgaggagataggccccgcccctttttcggcggcctcgtctcccgctcttaacggattctggcaggggttaaatatctccatatagcccccggaggctatatgtgaggtatttttagccaaaaaaggttttcatttgcctcccagggcgcccccctcccagcgccctgcaccctcagtgactgccgtgtgaagtgtgctgagaggaaaatggcgcacagctgcagtgctgtgcgctaccttaagaagactgaggagtcttctgccgccgattctggacctcttctcgtttcagcatctgcaagggggccggcggcgaggctccggtgaccatccaggctgtacctgtgatcgtccctctggagctaatgtccagtagccaagaagccaatccatcctgcacgcaggtgagttcacttcttctcccctaagtccctcgttgcagtgatcctgttgccagcaggactcactgtaaaataaaaaacctaagctaaacttttctaagcagctctttaggagagccacctagattgcacccttctcggccgggcacaaaaatctaactgaggcttggaggagggtcatagggggaggagccagtgcacaccacctgatcctaaagctttactttttgtgccctgtctcctgcggagccgctattccccatggtcctttcaggaaccccagcatccactagggacgatagagaaacagaaaTGATATTGTTGAGACCTTGCAGATGCTTGCAACTAACAGGCTATTACACATATACTGCATAAGGGTTGatatattaagcagtgaaaagagtggagaagtggatcagtggagaagttgcccatggtaaccaatcagcaccaaGATAGCatttcaagtacattctataaaatgatagtctGGGGCCGATAAGTTGctgtggacaacttctccactcttttctcagCATGCAGAGACTCGAtacaccaggggggtaattcagagttgatcgcagcagcaaatttgttagcagatgggcaaaaccatgtgcactgcaggggagggggcagatataacatgtgcagagagagttagatttgggtgggttattttgtttctgtgcagggtaaatactggctgctttatttttacactgcaatttagatttcagtttgaacacaccctacccagatctaactatctctgcaaatgttatatctgcctcccctgcagtgcaaatggttttgcccaactgctaacaaatttgctgctgcgatcagatctgaattaggccccaggtatcTAGTCACATTATAAAGAGTGGCGTAGAGGGCAAAATAAACAAtatggggatatatttactaaagtgcacgtttgcaaaagtggagatgttgtccatagcaaccaatcagattcaacttattTATCTTGCACTTTCTGGAAGATAATAGCtatattggttgctataggcaacatctccacttttgtaaccctgtactttagtaaatatacccctaagtgtatcAAAGATGCTAAAAAGGCATAAGTTTGGCATACTGCAGCCGGATACTTCCACCAGTAACCAGGGGAATGACTgtgggtatccagtctttaggtcgacatgcattaggttgacatgtactaggacaacatggaaaaaagtcgacataagtttttcaatttatttattgttgtaaaacttttttatactttacgatctacgtggactacaattgggaatggtaacctgtgccaagtgcagcggtagcggagcgaggcaccttgcccaaagcatggcgatcgAAGCGAGCTATACGAAGGGACacgggggggggtaattccaagttgatcgcagcaggaactttcttagcagttgggcaaaaccatgtgcactgcaggggggcagatataacatgtgcagagagttagatttgggtggggtgtattcactctgcaatctaatttgcagtgtaaaaataaagcagccagtatttaccctgcacagaaacaatataacccacccaaatctaaagtcgACACTATGACCCCTGTCTGTGTTGGTAAACTGAGGACGAGGAGTGTAgccgtgccgtaactaggtgtgtgccgatggtgccttgcccacagcgcaactgcactggagGCGCTCCATCTGGCAGCACCCCCCCACGTTCGGCCGTTTTATTCAGTGAGGGAGGAGTGAGATTTCCGCTGTCTTCCCGCACCTGTCTCCAGCTGCCGCCTCTGtcagggatggggagcggtgcctcAGGCGCCATTTAGCAATACACAGCCCGTCGTGCTGTAAAGCTGCCTGTGAGCCTCTGAAATGGAGAGGGAGTgggagcgctccttcagccgccTGCACCCGTGAATGAGCCGCACTGCCTCTACTGATACTGCCAGTGAGATTCGCCTCAGCAGTGGGAGCATTCCATCAGCCGCCTGCACCACGTGAATGAGACGCCGCTGCCTCTACTGATGCCACTAGTCTGACCTGCCTCAGCACTGGAGAGGGAGTGCCTGTAACTGAGTGTCTGCGCCTGATAGTCATGGATGCTGCATCGCCCCAACAGGTGatatgagacacacacacacacatagtctctCTCTCTAgaacaaagggggactctgcccgccttatgtgtaaaaggggacctctacgtgccatactgtgtaaaagggggactctacctgcccaatgtgtaaaaggggaactctacctgccgtactgtgtaataggGAGTTCTgcatgctgtactgtgtaaaagggagctatgtggccacgcccctttccagtgaagccatgcccctataattttggcgtgcattggccctgttttatatttggCGGTGCTGGGGGCGcaaatgttgtttcttgcacacagcgctaaaatgtctagttacggcgctGGCCCGTGTAGTAATGGCAGGGGTTTCCGTTATTAGGGAGATGGGTAGGGTATAATCAGATACAAGTGGGTTGATTTTCTATAGCCTCTAAAACAGACAAGAGGTGGTGTTGGCCACAGCAGCCAATCAAATTCTGTGCATCATTTTAAAGAATGCAATAAAGAAAGGATAataacaatctgattggttgctatgacaaTACTACCActactttagtaaatctacctcaaGGGCCCTGAATGCTGAATAGTTGTTTCCCAGGTGCTCATAGTGTTGTTTGGGCCTGTAAAATACTGGGGCGGGTAGCGGACCAGCGGTCATAGTGAAAGAGTTCTGATTATTTGGTTGTAATCAGGACCACATTCAGTTAGCGGCAAGTAGCTGCGCTCATTGTGGTAACTGAACCCCATAGGTTTTCTTGTGCATCTATATGGGATGCAAGGGAAAATCTTCTACAGTATGCTGGCGGTTGCAAGGTCGTGGAAAAATGGTCACCACCCCGGCACGTCACGGCAGTCGCCACTCACTAAAGCCACCCCCCACCTTCCTTTACAGCCAGGGTCTCCAAGCTAGTATTATAGGACAGAAAATAAATGAAGGAATTGAGGCCAAACATAAAAAAAGTCAGCAAAAGTATGAGATTTTATGGTAACAAATATTACTAATATGTTGAATACAACGCTGAATGTAGGGCAAAACAACATTGCTTGTTTTCTGTTTGCTTCTCATAGAAGTGTGAGCAGAAGCAAGATATTCCTACTGTAATAACCAGAAATGCGCACAGCTGCCGATAGGTACCTCGCAGCTATTAGAGGCTGCGCCAAGGAGTCTCCCAAACAAAATAGGAGGAATGATAGTGGGAGAGGGTTCTGAGGTAGTGGGCATAACGGAGACTGGGCTGGAAGAATATAATGACTGGGTAATAACATTGGTAAAGGTATTACATGTTAAAAGAAGTATTGGAAAAGGGGAGGGGTTATGTGTATGTAAAAAACAAACACCTATTTAAAAGAGGTAACTAGAGGAAAAGCACTGCTGGACATATTCCTACCAGGGCCGTTGAGAGCCACGCCGGGCCCCGGTAAATGCCTGGGTGCGTGGCTTATTAAGTGGACGTGACTACGCCCTTTAATATAAAAATATGTGAATAACAAAATAATTGCGGGGTCGCTTGACGGCCCCCatgccgaccgccgggatcctgaccagatccctctAGTAGAACAGATATAATATATAGGGGAGAGGGCATTAAGGGCATAGTAGTTATAAAAGAAATACCATTGTAAATACCGTACAGTGACATTATTGTAGTTAATAAGGAGAAGAATATTTACTGAAAAATCAAGTATGTAATATATGCAAAGAGGACAATCTGGCTAGCCAAAATTGAAGCTGAAAAACTGATTGTGAAATGTACCAAATCAAACCACTAAAACAAGTGCACAAACagcaaagcaaattacaatgttgggTCCACAACATTAGAAAAAAAGTCACTTAAAATACTGGACCTATACTAGTGGGTTTTTTGATCTGAGAAagggtggagagggggtagactGTACTGAGCCAGCCACTCAGGATTAGACTTTACTGGGCCAATAAACAAGCACTATCTAGCCATGTGCAGGTCATTTCTCCTCCAGTTAGTTACAAGGAAAGACCCCTCCTCTAACAGACAGCAGATTTCACAATTcatagtaccgtatatactcgagtataagtcaacccgaatataagccgaggcacctaattttaccacaaaaacctgggaaaactcattgactcgagtataagcctagggtgggaaatgcagctctagccgtacacagccgtcatagtgccagatatgccctcatactgccagatatgcccccacagtgccagatgtgcccacagtgccagatgtgcccgacagtgccagatatgccctcatgcttccagatatgccccacagtgccagatgtgcccacagtgccagatatgcccgacagtgccagatatgccctcatgctgccagatatgccccacagtgccagatgtgccctcatgctgccagatatgccccacagtgccagatgtgccctcatgctgccagatatgccccacagtgccagatatgccctcatgctgccagatatgccccacagtgccagatgtgctctCATGCTGTTacggtacttaccctccatcgctccagcgctgtcttctgaaggagggacacagcgcacggctctcctgtgtccctcctgcgtctccgtcggcgtgtgtgtgttaaatgaagtgccggttcgtgagccaatcagagctcacgaacgggcacttcatttaacacacacacgccgcccggagacggagacgcaggagggacacaggagagccgcgcgctgtgccctccgtgtccctccttccactgactcgagtataagccgaaggggctttttcagcacaaaaaatcgtgctgaaaaagtcggcttatactcgagtatatacagtaatatTCCCAAAATatgcttttttcttctttctttttttctcatcAATAAAAGAACATAGTTGTCAATGTGATGCCTTCACCCTACATGGACTCGACTAGTTAATTAACATGCAATACTGCTTTACACAAACGGAATAAATACGATATGCCAGTGGTCATATGACTGACACTGGCTTCCCAATGtatagaatcctgacaggggtcggATATGCTTACCCTCCCCCCTTACCCTAAGCcacccttcttgcagcctaaccctaagcttctccccttccaaagcctaaccctcaccctccccattggagcctaaacctaacacccccctcctgcagcctagtccTAAACCGCCCTTCACCGCAGCCTAATGCTCCCCAGGGGTTCTTAACCCTATCCTTttcccttcctacagcctaaccctccttccgcACGCTAAACCtgacaccccccctcctcctctctcccccacgGCGAACTCCTGGCAGAGGTCAGTTGAGATTCCAATGTTCGTGATCCCAGCGCCGGCAATTtgatccatgggcctaattcaggaccCCGTCGCCGATGTACGAAAATAGCTatgaagcgatttttgcacatctgcgcatgcgtgtACGCCGGTACGCACATGTGCAagatcctaaactgcgttctcttcagaacacaGTTTAAGACATGGAGGTGGGCAGGAATGTAGCATCGATGCCGCCTTTTTTTGGCGTTGACGCTTCGTTGAAGGGGAACGGTCCGGACAATGggtctaatttagacctgatcgctgctgtgtgttttcgcacagcagccggtcaggtctgaactgcgcatgccagacagccgacggctgtctcagccctgcgatagcCTCTGCGCGGTCGCTgggctggcagggagctgctcctaaagtacaaaagcatcgccgcgtgcaatgctttcacatgtCAGTGGGAgggcctgtgctgggcatccccccgcatgttaaagaatttgatcatagatgtgcgttttctcgcacatctacgatcaggtctgcattaccccccATGCCGGCGTCGGAATTCCAAGCaatgtcgggattccgactgccggcattccaAACGCCGGTATCCTGAACGGATCTCACACAAACATATACGTGAGAATCTAGAAATGTCAGTAACGGAATACACTTTCTGCATTTATAATAATATACACCGGACGAGCTGTGCAGATAATAGAAATGAATTGACATGTTATTTCCTTCTCATTTCCTTTTGGGGATGGTGTGTTCAGCCACGGAGATCTTCTCGTGTTGTCCCAATAGTCCATGTGCTTACCTTAACATCCTTATAGTTATAAACAATGCCTTTTTTTGAGCCTTATGTAAAAAGCTTTATAATAAAGACATTGCCATACAGTAAGGACTAATCTACAGTCATTTCTGTTAGGGATTAAATAAAGATTAATGACAGCCTTGTTGTAGTGTAatacttatttttttatataattacataaacattcttccacaaaaaaaaataagtataacaaaaaaaataattgCATAACACTATATATAAAAGATATAATACAGTAATACTTTATATAAACCgagagcatcctttatatggcattATATCatgcatagggggagatgtaccaagacttggagagagataaagtaccagccaatcagctcctgactgccatgttacagctgtgctttaaaaattacagttaggaactgattgcaggggaaaacgcaggatttctagaggggggtttccaaatgcaatccacaatctcccactctgcagaacactggagcaagtgcaggagtccggggcagtggtagaagaacctagtaatgacctttGACATTAAtacacacattggtctttttatacactggacactttacggaatacagtattaatttttaacactatagatggtctatagtataggctgtattaaacatatttaaataatataaataagtggtcaggaaaaggttaaacacaccataataaataaatacacaaacataatagaaccagtactgtgctttctaagctcacattctcccacctcatggtagggCTCCTGTCTCttgttcctggcagctactctctggtccagtgcactgactgaggactcagattcacacacacagcaaacctggtagaagaagctgctaccactaggcatgtgcagcagctctgctcttcccttaaactgcatgttgtggtggtagctctagtaatcgtattatataccattgctattgttgtcataatttgagccacttgtcaaAAGGAGTGGGGGTTTACAGGCAACTGGGAACCCCCCATGCGTTTGCCTTtgggttggttgttactttatctctttctTTTTTATatctccccaaggcttgatacatctccctcttggGAGCTTATCTCTGATATTTAGGAGCGTTTCAGAACTAACCCGAACCCAACTGATACTGGAAGAGAAGGATCATTGAGATCTTTCGCCAAGAGCACTCGCAGCGTTGCAGACAAGTTTTGAGTGGTTGCGGAAAGAAGGAAGTTGTGTGGAAAATGATAATAGTGTAATGACCGATGGAGCTCTAGGATCCTACTGTAAATCCGCTCCAAAGCACCAGACCTCCATACGGAACTAAAAATTTGGGAAGGCCATCACCGAGGAAAATAACAAGTACCAGTGCGCCCAGCCCTTGCTCAACGCAGGTTTTAGGAAACAGTGCCAGCTAATTGCTAAAACCTCATCATTATGGGTGCTCGCGGTAGGCATTTTCCACTTTCTATCAAcctacagcagtgttcattctagtaacctgcacctgtcacaacacgtgcagttcctctttcctgccaggggtgttgatctctgctctggtgcttctagcacactctggtctgtatctcagtgctgagatacagatcagtgtatgcgagAATgaacactactacagtatataaaaaaataataaataaataataaataataataaaaagtttacTGGCCCTGACCCTTGAGCATGCATTTATTATACGGGGTGCCCCAGTAAAACGTAGTATAAATAAGAATAAATATTTTAATTGGTCATTTTAAATAACCTGTTGTGCCATATTTAGATAGCTAGTATCTGTAATTATGAGACATTTATATGGAAAGGTGAATGGGAAGTATTTTATACAAGTAGGACTTTTGTGTATGGCACAGTGCTGTATCCTATGTAATAAAAGAGTCATTCAAAGTTCAAAAACTGTCCCACTAAACACAATGAAGCACCTCAATAACATATTATCATAAAAGCAACTATTTCATTGCTATACATTGCCAATCAGATTGGAAGGGTGCCATCGCATGGTGGCAAATTCTAAAGGAAGGGTTTTCAAAAGCTTAGTCCAACATATCCGAATAGCGCGTGCAGGTGATGCCGTAACTAGCCAAGAGTATTATTCCTGCACTGCTTCACAGGCCAGTTTTATCTGGAAGATCCACCATTGTGGCATGCTACATAGGCAGGTCATCCACAATCAGCCGAACTGACCTTCACAACTTGACCTGCTGGTGTGGCTACATTGGGTGCTGGTTCGATCCCTTGACTGACCGGCTGCGGACGTTTAGAGGAGGAAACCGGGGTTTCAGTAGGCGGTAATGGGGTGGGCTAGCCAGACATGGACATGTGGTGGCTTCAACTGGGTCCACATCTGAATAGGGCCACTTCTGGTGCTGCTAATCCATAATAATCCACATTTCTCACCTCTTGGACATTAACCAAGTCTGgtagagaatttttttttaccaaGGACCTCAATCCTCACCGGTAAGAGCGTTTCGATGTTCTGTTAGTTCGGACATAACATTAAATGTCACCCCATCCTCAGAGGAGGTGTATGGCTTTAGCctggtgtgagttctctgatgcttGGCCAGTCCTGACTTACAGGCGAAGCACTTCCCACATTCTGGGCAGGGAAAGGGCCTCTCTCCCGTGTGCACCCGCATGTGCTTTACGAGGTCCGAGCTACTGACAAAACTTTTCTCACACTGCGAGCACGGAAATGGCTTCTCGCCGGTGTGGATCCGCCGATGCCTTGCCAGGCTGGAGCCCGTGTTGAAGCATGCCCCGCAGTAGTAACAAGAATAGGGCTTTAGCCCCGTGTGTATCCGCCGGTGTATGGCCAGGTCCGACTTACTAccgaaacatttctcacactcgggGCAGGAGAAGAGCTTTTCCCCCGTGTGAGTGATCTGATGCCGAATGAGGACGGAGCTGGTGGTGAAGCTCTTGCCGCAGATGGAGCAGGTGAATGGCTTCTCCCCGGTGTGAGTTCTCTTGTGGAAAATTAGCTGAGATTTATaggaaaaacatttcccgcactcggagCAAATCAGGATCTTCCCTTTGTGCGTCTTCTGGTGCTTGAGCAGATCTATGTTGTTGTCAAAGCTTTCCTCGCACTCCACGCAGCTGAAGATCAGGTCCATCCTTGTACCGGTCAGTGGAGAACATACATTTTGTTCCGATGTCCTCGCATAACTGGCGCCGTGTGTGAGGCTCCCTTCATAGGACACTGGTTCCTGCTTAACATAAATAGCTCCAAGATCCGTGGCCACATAGGCGTCAGTGTCGCCGACGTTTTCTTCTTCGCCAGAGTCAGATTCCTCCTGATCGAGAACAGACGTAATTTCTTTCTCGCTGTGATCACTGAGGATTCGCCCATCACGAGAGGCCGATTGCACCTTAACCGGATCAGATGTAGTTTGTGCCTCTGTATGACCTTTGGGGTCTGTGCGGCTTCCGTCTTCACGCAACCGAGATTCCTCTTTCACGTGAGCAGATGTATTCTGTGGGTGTTCCGTGCCGCTGTGCACAAGGCCTCCATCCTCCGTGACAACTTTCACAGAAATGGTCATGGCTTCCTCACACTCCACGGGACGCTTGGGCCTCTTGTTTATGACCGTGCTGCTTTCTTCCGGTTGGCAACCACGGGAAATCGTAGGGTCGTGGAATTTCCCTTGTGTGCCTCTGGCCCTGGGTAAATCTGTCAGTAATAAACGCATAAGAGTTAGACTTCATTAGTAAAATTGAGTAACGTTTTGGCCCAGGTTAACCAGGGATACGGTCGTTGGGTCGACaaaaattaggtcgacagtcattaggtcgaccactgaaggttgacatgcattaggtcgacatgatcattaggtcaacatgtactaggtcgacaggtcaaaaggtcgacatgagttttttgtaaaaaaaatgtttttatttttccatagttgacgatccacgtggacaacgattggaacggtaatctgaagcatggcgaggggacacggtgcactaattggggttcaccatcactttacgaagaaaattacacaaaaaaaaagttttgaaaaaccctcatgtcaacattttcacttgtcaacctaatgcatgtcaaccttcagtggtcgacctaagttgagtcgacccaaagtCCCGTACCCGTTAACCATAAAATAAATCACAAGATAAGTCAGCGATCATTTTCAAATGAAGAGCAAACAGCAATCATACACTAATTCTGTCCGTGGGTCCAAATAACAGCTACAGAGGTGTATAAATGCAATTATGCAACAAGACTGGTAGTACTTGAATGCCCAGAAAAGCACAAAGGAGGGAGTCCGTGAGAGGAAAGGAAGTGTAGTCAAAATGTTGACTTCGAACACATCAGcacatgcagaatgtcaacatgtgaaaACCAACATTCTACACAACCTGTCAGCAGggcgttaggattaggcactagagggagggttagaattaggctaggggagggttagggttagtttacgggaagggaagttagggttaggcattaggaggaACCTTAGGGTTGGGCTACGGGTGGGGAGGACAGGCTAAGGCACTAGGGGAGGtttaggtgttagggttaggttgcaggagggggagggttagagttaggctaaggGAGGGTAGGGTTAAGAATAGGCATTATAGGGAGAGTGAGgttacgggaggggagggttagaggtgGGATATAGGAGGGGAGGGGAAGGCACTggaggagggttacagttaggctatgggaggggaaggtAAAGCATTAGAGGGAGGgtaaggcactgggggagggttattgctaggctatgggagggttagggttgggcactaggaggATCACAACCGAAGGTGGATATAGAAAAGTCACTTGGCGATGAACAGAGAGATTTTCTAAATAAATTAAGTATTTTCCGGTTTCCTTCTATCAGATCTCCTATAGCTAGTAGTACATTTATCATCATAATGCATACTAAAACCAGGAAAGGACTGAAACAGCTTTCCTGGCAAGTGCCTATAGTTTGTATATATCACTGTGATCCTTATATATGTCCTGAGTCAGTGTTATAGAAGATGTAATAATTGACCTCTGTCCAAAGAATTGGTATTGTAAGTATTCATGGATGGGGGAATTTTACAGGGATAACCTGCTGATCCctgtaataattaataataaagttAAATGG
Proteins encoded in this region:
- the LOC135054749 gene encoding gastrula zinc finger protein XlCGF48.2-like, whose amino-acid sequence is MDHSTATQRMDKDRRHVTERILNITLEIIYLLTGEDCIVVKKKSGENVTVTSRTQSLIIEPPPHLLNHDRDNEQKILELTNKIIQLLTGEASLEGNQNIYNNTMEIPQPQRPLDLPRARGTQGKFHDPTISRGCQPEESSTVINKRPKRPVECEEAMTISVKVVTEDGGLVHSGTEHPQNTSAHVKEESRLREDGSRTDPKGHTEAQTTSDPVKVQSASRDGRILSDHSEKEITSVLDQEESDSGEEENVGDTDAYVATDLGAIYVKQEPVSYEGSLTHGASYARTSEQNVCSPLTGTRMDLIFSCVECEESFDNNIDLLKHQKTHKGKILICSECGKCFSYKSQLIFHKRTHTGEKPFTCSICGKSFTTSSVLIRHQITHTGEKLFSCPECEKCFGSKSDLAIHRRIHTGLKPYSCYYCGACFNTGSSLARHRRIHTGEKPFPCSQCEKSFVSSSDLVKHMRVHTGERPFPCPECGKCFACKSGLAKHQRTHTRLKPYTSSEDGVTFNVMSELTEHRNALTGED